In one Myotis daubentonii chromosome 1, mMyoDau2.1, whole genome shotgun sequence genomic region, the following are encoded:
- the SIX1 gene encoding homeobox protein SIX1: MSMLPSFGFTQEQVACVCEVLQQGGNLERLGRFLWSLPACDHLHKNESVLKAKAVVAFHRGNFRELYKILESHQFSPHNHPKLQQLWLKAHYVEAEKLRGRPLGAVGKYRVRRKFPLPRTIWDGEETSYCFKEKSRGVLREWYAHNPYPSPREKRELAEATGLTTTQVSNWFKNRRQRDRAAEAKERENTENNNSSSNKQNQLSPLEGGKPLMSSSEEEFSPPQSPDQNSVLLLQGNMGHARSSNYSLPGLTASQPSHGLQAHPHQLQDSLLGPLTSSLVDLGS; this comes from the exons ATGTCGATGCTGCCGTCGTTCGGCTTTACGCAGGAGCAAGTGGCGTGCGTGTGCGAGGTTCTGCAGCAAGGTGGGAACCTGGAGCGCCTGGGCAGGTTCCTGTGGTCGCTGCCCGCCTGCGACCACCTGCACAAGAACGAGAGTGTGCTCAAGGCCAAGGCCGTGGTCGCCTTCCACCGCGGGAACTTCCGCGAGCTCTATAAGATCTTGGAGAGCCACCAGTTCTCGCCTCACAACCACCCCAAGCTGCAGCAACTGTGGTTGAAGGCGCACTACGTGGAGGCCGAGAAGCTGCGCGGCCGGCCGCTCGGTGCCGTGGGCAAATATCGGGTGCGCCGAAAATTCCCGCTGCCGCGCACCATCTGGGACGGCGAGGAGACCAGCTACTGCTTCAAGGAGAAGTCGCGGGGTGTGCTGCGGGAGTGGTATGCGCACAACCCCTACCCCTCGCCGCGTGAGAAGCGGGAGCTGGCCGAGGCCACcggcctcaccaccacccaggtCAGCAATTGGTTTAAGAACCGGAGGCAAAGAGACCGGGCCGCCGAGGCCAAGGAAAG GGAGAACACCGAAAACAATAACTCCTCCTCCAACAAGCAGAATCAACTCTCTCCTCTGGAAGGGGGCAAGCCGCTCATGTCCAGCTCAGAAGAAGAATTCTCACCTCCCCAAAGTCCAGACCAGAACTCGGTCCTTCTGCTGCAGGGCAATATGGGCCACGCCAGGAGCTCAAACTATTCTCTCCCGGGCTTAACGGCCTCACAGCCCAGCCACGGCCTGCAAGCCCACCCGCATCAGCTCCAGGACTCCTTGCTGGGCCCTCTCACCTCCAGTCTGGTGGACTTGGGGTCCTAa